One genomic segment of Trichococcus shcherbakoviae includes these proteins:
- the uxaC gene encoding glucuronate isomerase, producing MSFIHDDFMLQSETAKKLYHEYAENMPIFDYHCHLVPQQIAEDYEFENITELWLGGDHYKWRAMRAMGIPEEKITGNASPEEKFEAWAYTAENAVGNPLFHWTALELKKYFHIEETLTSANWKEIYAECNRVLKEEKLTARQLIKNSNVTFICTTDNPTDTLEWHKAIAEDETFDVAVVPGFRPDEAFAIQEAAKFAGFIGKMQEATGKEMTTFAELLDGMEERIQYFADHGSNVSDHGLSQIYYAEATDEEIEAIYAKAIAGDSISEAEYAKYQTRLLVELGKIYAAKDFVMQLHFGAIRNNNKRMFAKLGADAGFDSIQDQPNVSYALNNLLGAMDLTNELPKFIAYNLDPTYFDLVGTAITNFQVNDKGIKSKVQMGSGWWFNDTKYGMLKQLKSLSEAGLLMNFVGMLTDSRSFISYTRHEYFRRILCDFIGDLVERGEIPNDAKLLEKLITNISYNNAVEYFDFKK from the coding sequence ATGTCATTTATTCATGACGACTTTATGTTACAGTCCGAAACGGCCAAAAAACTTTACCACGAATATGCGGAAAACATGCCCATCTTCGATTACCACTGCCATTTGGTCCCGCAACAGATCGCTGAAGATTATGAGTTCGAAAACATTACGGAATTATGGTTGGGCGGAGATCATTACAAATGGCGCGCGATGCGTGCGATGGGAATTCCGGAAGAAAAAATCACCGGCAATGCTTCTCCTGAAGAAAAATTTGAAGCTTGGGCCTACACTGCTGAAAATGCAGTAGGGAATCCCTTGTTCCACTGGACAGCTTTGGAATTGAAAAAGTACTTCCATATAGAAGAAACACTTACCAGTGCCAACTGGAAGGAAATCTATGCGGAATGCAACCGCGTGTTGAAAGAAGAAAAGCTGACAGCACGACAATTGATCAAAAATTCCAACGTCACCTTCATTTGTACGACAGACAACCCAACGGATACGTTGGAATGGCACAAAGCAATCGCTGAAGACGAGACATTCGATGTGGCCGTCGTTCCTGGTTTCCGTCCAGATGAAGCTTTCGCTATCCAGGAAGCAGCCAAGTTTGCTGGATTCATCGGAAAAATGCAAGAGGCGACAGGCAAAGAAATGACGACATTCGCTGAGTTGTTGGACGGAATGGAAGAGCGGATCCAATATTTTGCGGATCATGGTTCGAATGTTTCCGACCACGGTTTATCCCAAATCTACTATGCTGAAGCTACGGATGAAGAGATTGAAGCTATCTATGCCAAAGCGATCGCAGGGGACAGCATCTCGGAAGCGGAATATGCAAAATACCAAACACGCTTGTTGGTGGAATTGGGCAAAATCTATGCTGCAAAAGACTTCGTGATGCAATTGCACTTCGGCGCTATCCGCAACAACAATAAGCGCATGTTTGCTAAATTAGGCGCGGATGCGGGCTTCGATTCCATCCAGGATCAACCGAACGTATCCTATGCTTTGAACAATCTGCTTGGTGCAATGGACCTGACGAATGAATTGCCTAAATTCATCGCTTATAACCTTGACCCTACTTATTTCGACTTGGTGGGAACGGCAATAACGAACTTCCAAGTGAACGATAAAGGCATCAAGAGCAAAGTTCAGATGGGTTCCGGTTGGTGGTTCAACGACACCAAGTACGGCATGCTGAAACAATTGAAATCTTTATCCGAAGCAGGTTTGTTGATGAATTTTGTCGGCATGCTGACAGATTCAAGAAGCTTCATCTCCTATACGCGTCATGAGTATTTCCGCCGCATCCTTTGTGATTTCATCGGTGATCTCGTGGAACGTGGAGAAATCCCGAATGATGCCAAGTTACTTGAAAAGCTGATCACAAACATCAGCTACAACAACGCTGTAGAATACTTTGAT
- a CDS encoding bifunctional 2-keto-4-hydroxyglutarate aldolase/2-keto-3-deoxy-6-phosphogluconate aldolase, which produces MSVKRDTLAQLQENYLFAVVRGASEEAGYEISKAAYQGGIKNIEVTFSTPGAENVMRKLSDEFAGTDMVVGAGTVLDEVAARISIMNGAKFIVSPSFNEKISRMCNLYTVPYLPGCGSVTEIQMALETGCEVVKLFPGGLLGPGFIKDVHGPIPWVDVMPSGGVSIENMDKWIANGAWSVGVGSALTRNLKEGGYSSVAAAAKEFADRLAEIKAQ; this is translated from the coding sequence ATGAGCGTCAAGAGAGATACCCTGGCTCAATTACAAGAGAATTACCTGTTTGCAGTAGTGCGCGGAGCTTCCGAAGAAGCGGGTTATGAGATTTCAAAAGCAGCTTATCAAGGAGGCATCAAGAACATCGAGGTGACATTTTCGACACCGGGTGCTGAAAATGTTATGCGCAAGCTGTCTGATGAATTCGCAGGTACGGATATGGTCGTAGGTGCAGGTACGGTATTGGATGAAGTCGCTGCGAGAATTTCGATCATGAACGGAGCGAAATTTATCGTAAGCCCTTCCTTTAATGAAAAGATTTCAAGAATGTGCAACCTATACACTGTTCCATACTTGCCTGGATGCGGTTCTGTTACAGAAATTCAAATGGCTCTGGAAACTGGATGCGAAGTAGTGAAGCTTTTCCCGGGTGGTTTGTTGGGTCCTGGATTCATCAAAGACGTTCATGGGCCTATTCCTTGGGTTGACGTGATGCCATCAGGTGGCGTAAGCATTGAGAACATGGACAAATGGATCGCAAACGGAGCTTGGTCAGTCGGTGTCGGCAGTGCCTTGACACGAAACCTTAAAGAAGGCGGCTACTCCAGTGTAGCGGCTGCAGCTAAAGAATTTGCCGATCGATTGGCAGAAATCAAAGCGCAATAA